From a region of the Paenibacillus segetis genome:
- the hemH gene encoding ferrochelatase, whose translation MKQEKIGVILAQIGTPSEPTAKAVRPYLKRFLSDRRIVDYHPLLWQPLLQGVILTVRPKRSAKLYKEIWTEQGSPLRVYLHKQQVGLQERLGEGFRVEVGMAYSEPSIEQAMRVLENEGITRIIIMPLFPQYSSTTTASVYDEACFAALGRRSASGSTAKRFVPTLRFVDAYYNHPGYIAAMKHHLEQQLKSLQSPPDKFILTFHGIPQRYADTGDPYPDQCLETAELLAREMGWARDQWGIVYQSRFGREPWVGPATFDVLGDLARQGVKRPFLFAPGFATDCLETLHEIGVEGREVFENAGGPGELYTMAPCLNDQATWLDFLTEYVRSNAQGWV comes from the coding sequence ATGAAACAAGAGAAGATTGGAGTTATATTGGCTCAGATTGGTACCCCAAGTGAACCTACAGCGAAGGCAGTCCGTCCCTATTTAAAAAGATTTCTATCTGATCGGCGGATTGTTGACTATCATCCTCTACTGTGGCAGCCGCTGCTGCAAGGTGTCATTCTTACCGTTCGCCCAAAACGTTCGGCTAAGTTATATAAAGAAATTTGGACGGAGCAAGGCTCGCCGCTGCGAGTTTATTTGCACAAACAGCAAGTTGGTTTGCAAGAACGGTTGGGAGAAGGGTTTCGGGTTGAAGTGGGAATGGCATACAGTGAACCAAGCATTGAGCAAGCGATGAGAGTACTTGAAAATGAAGGGATTACGAGAATTATTATTATGCCGCTGTTTCCACAGTACTCATCAACAACTACGGCATCGGTATATGATGAAGCTTGTTTTGCAGCCTTAGGTAGGCGTAGTGCTTCAGGTTCGACAGCTAAGCGGTTTGTACCTACGTTGCGATTTGTTGATGCTTATTACAATCATCCTGGTTATATCGCGGCAATGAAGCATCATTTAGAGCAACAATTAAAGTCACTACAGTCACCACCAGATAAGTTCATCCTCACATTTCACGGAATTCCACAGCGTTATGCTGACACGGGGGATCCTTATCCTGATCAATGTCTTGAAACGGCGGAATTACTCGCGAGAGAGATGGGATGGGCTCGGGATCAGTGGGGGATCGTCTATCAGTCACGCTTTGGGAGAGAACCTTGGGTTGGCCCAGCGACATTTGATGTACTCGGTGACCTAGCACGTCAGGGCGTGAAGCGTCCCTTCTTATTTGCACCAGGTTTTGCTACCGATTGCTTGGAGACACTTCATGAAATCGGAGTTGAAGGTCGTGAAGTATTCGAAAATGCGGGTGGTCCTGGTGAACTTTATACGATGGCCCCTTGTCTAAATGATCAAGCCACATGGCTGGATTTCTTAACGGAGTATGTTCGGAGTAATGCTCAGGGTTGGGTTTAA
- a CDS encoding disulfide oxidoreductase yields MRSFFKDYGIYLAWLVSLVATAGSLYLSEILHYEPCKLCWFQRIFMYPQVFLLGIAAFRNDRAIIRYVLPLSFIGGSISLYHYAEQKLPALAKLTPCKIGVPCNVDYLNWWGFITIPFLALIAFVLIISMLFAANKAELSSVDESETTTQTSM; encoded by the coding sequence ATGCGATCCTTCTTTAAGGACTATGGTATTTATCTGGCCTGGCTTGTCTCATTAGTTGCAACGGCAGGGAGTTTGTATCTAAGCGAAATTTTGCACTATGAACCGTGTAAATTGTGCTGGTTCCAGCGTATTTTCATGTATCCTCAGGTATTTCTGCTCGGAATAGCAGCCTTCCGCAATGATCGTGCTATCATCAGGTATGTACTTCCGCTTAGCTTTATTGGAGGATCTATTTCCCTATATCACTATGCAGAACAAAAGCTTCCTGCTCTGGCAAAATTGACTCCATGTAAGATTGGAGTTCCGTGTAACGTTGACTATCTTAACTGGTGGGGCTTTATTACAATACCGTTCCTCGCATTAATTGCCTTCGTGTTGATCATAAGCATGCTGTTTGCAGCGAATAAAGCGGAACTAAGCTCTGTAGATGAGAGCGAGACAACTACTCAAACTAGCATGTAA
- a CDS encoding GNAT family N-acetyltransferase: protein MSDHGKIEFVPLQEEDIVLLTTIMTRSFDEDARIHLGEGHRDGPAGYDNGEFLMRYGVLASNDSFTILMHGEAIGVAIVWIQDEGNYYLESLFIDSSIQNMGIGTRIWRMIESKYPDAKMWKTATPGTSKRNHHFYIDKCGFKLINILNPGDIEQETYELEKKMM from the coding sequence ATGAGTGATCATGGTAAAATTGAGTTCGTACCACTACAAGAGGAAGACATCGTGCTTCTGACAACTATAATGACTAGGTCTTTTGATGAGGATGCGAGAATTCATTTGGGTGAAGGGCATCGAGATGGACCTGCAGGGTATGATAATGGCGAATTTTTGATGAGATATGGGGTACTCGCTTCTAATGACTCTTTTACAATATTGATGCATGGTGAGGCCATTGGAGTTGCTATCGTGTGGATTCAAGACGAAGGTAATTACTACCTAGAGAGTTTATTTATTGATTCTTCGATCCAAAACATGGGGATTGGGACGAGAATATGGAGAATGATAGAGAGTAAATATCCTGACGCAAAAATGTGGAAAACGGCTACGCCAGGCACTTCAAAAAGAAACCATCACTTCTACATCGACAAATGTGGTTTTAAGCTAATCAATATTCTCAATCCCGGGGACATAGAGCAAGAAACCTATGAATTAGAAAAAAAGATGATGTGA
- a CDS encoding FMN-binding protein has translation MKKLISLTLCATFVLSSLLLVVDTSASKFSTIDVVSAASEAVKEETKAPAKTTTPSKTTTPSKTTQPNKTTTKENTTKEATTTQATKEVTKAATEATPVKIAEKTYADGVYVTYGNAYSKGTEGAKVTIKDGKVAAIELLRTSPKLIDRDARYNYSGLWNAYEAMKAKLVGTTRDEAAKVDVVSGATRSSDGWKLSVDRAFSRALVEKPADEIYFEGEHMGVDPEGKFMVFVNYDKTKRLGVKVYPLNEKGDVIDEASMSAEQAKMVYTLAGELLYRGTNAVALNGYDAETKAAVNAFRDAELNAKVNNVVEYIDGVYSAYGSARDKGVERADVVIRNGKLVDVKLYRLGSNLIDRGDTAYAEVVKANAPMVAKLLKNGSYIENFDNSVDAISGATESSHSWNLAVERAFEKARKVPTGSQYFEGTFAGVDNKSRVLVLVDMSADKVTKTAVSLFGADGKLIAEDKLTEDQKAAVAKLNEGLTKDGAKTAIINGQEVVSLAAKAAFTDAMQNASVKQSNYKDGKFTAYGDASNVGSNRADVTLRNGNIVGIDLYRVGNNLVDKGETAYADLVKGLPQMLKDFLDAGTREQAQKVDAISGATSSSNAFKQAIDRVYKKAEIVEPYKAAYLNGIHAGVNADKSVYVMVTVEHNVPVKMEVSYLDAAGKVKAADKLSADELAVKAEIETPMTEKDTMHKYAYRPAAFGDTDALKALSGKVVDAIKVALEIAGR, from the coding sequence ATGAAAAAGCTAATTTCTTTAACTCTATGTGCTACATTTGTTCTGTCATCACTTCTTCTAGTGGTGGATACATCGGCATCTAAATTCTCAACGATAGATGTTGTATCTGCCGCATCGGAAGCGGTTAAAGAAGAAACGAAGGCACCTGCAAAAACAACAACACCAAGTAAAACAACAACACCAAGCAAAACAACACAGCCAAATAAGACAACAACGAAAGAGAATACGACTAAAGAGGCTACGACAACACAGGCAACAAAAGAAGTAACTAAAGCAGCAACTGAAGCTACTCCAGTTAAAATTGCTGAGAAGACCTATGCAGATGGAGTATATGTAACTTACGGTAATGCTTACTCCAAAGGAACTGAGGGCGCAAAAGTTACAATTAAGGATGGTAAGGTAGCCGCAATTGAACTTTTGAGAACAAGTCCTAAGTTGATTGACAGAGATGCTCGTTATAACTATAGCGGCCTATGGAATGCATATGAAGCAATGAAGGCAAAATTGGTAGGAACAACTAGAGATGAAGCAGCTAAGGTAGACGTTGTCTCCGGTGCAACTCGCTCAAGTGATGGATGGAAATTATCAGTAGATAGAGCATTCTCACGAGCTCTTGTAGAGAAGCCTGCTGATGAAATCTACTTTGAAGGCGAACATATGGGGGTTGACCCTGAAGGTAAATTCATGGTTTTTGTAAATTATGACAAGACGAAACGCCTAGGCGTAAAAGTGTACCCGCTTAATGAAAAAGGTGATGTCATTGATGAAGCCAGTATGAGCGCTGAGCAAGCGAAAATGGTGTATACGCTCGCTGGTGAATTACTATATAGAGGTACAAATGCTGTAGCTCTAAATGGTTACGATGCTGAAACTAAGGCAGCAGTTAATGCTTTCCGTGATGCTGAGTTGAACGCGAAGGTTAATAACGTTGTAGAATATATAGATGGTGTATATTCTGCTTACGGATCTGCTAGAGATAAAGGTGTAGAAAGAGCAGACGTAGTGATTAGAAACGGTAAGTTAGTTGATGTTAAGCTCTATAGATTAGGTTCGAACCTAATCGACAGAGGTGACACGGCTTATGCTGAAGTAGTGAAGGCTAATGCGCCTATGGTTGCAAAGTTGCTGAAGAACGGTTCTTATATCGAGAACTTTGATAATAGCGTTGATGCTATATCAGGAGCTACTGAGAGCAGTCATAGCTGGAATCTAGCTGTCGAAAGAGCATTTGAAAAAGCACGTAAAGTTCCTACAGGTAGCCAGTACTTTGAAGGTACTTTTGCTGGTGTAGATAATAAGTCTAGAGTTCTAGTTCTTGTTGATATGAGTGCTGATAAAGTAACGAAAACAGCAGTTTCCCTATTTGGAGCAGACGGAAAGCTGATCGCAGAAGATAAATTGACTGAAGATCAAAAAGCCGCAGTTGCTAAATTGAATGAAGGCTTGACCAAAGACGGAGCAAAAACAGCCATAATTAATGGACAGGAAGTCGTGTCTCTTGCAGCTAAAGCTGCTTTCACTGACGCTATGCAAAATGCTTCTGTTAAGCAAAGTAATTATAAAGATGGTAAATTCACTGCCTATGGTGATGCTTCTAATGTAGGTTCGAACAGAGCGGACGTAACTTTAAGAAATGGTAACATCGTTGGAATCGATCTTTATCGAGTGGGCAACAATCTTGTTGATAAGGGAGAAACAGCGTATGCAGATCTTGTAAAGGGTCTTCCACAAATGTTGAAGGATTTCCTTGACGCTGGAACAAGGGAACAAGCTCAAAAGGTCGATGCAATCTCAGGAGCTACTAGCAGTAGCAATGCATTTAAACAAGCTATAGATCGAGTTTACAAGAAAGCTGAGATTGTTGAACCGTACAAAGCAGCATATCTGAATGGGATCCATGCGGGTGTGAATGCGGATAAATCAGTATATGTGATGGTTACAGTGGAACACAATGTTCCTGTGAAAATGGAAGTTTCTTATCTAGATGCCGCTGGAAAAGTAAAGGCAGCAGACAAATTGTCAGCTGATGAGCTAGCAGTGAAGGCTGAAATTGAAACTCCAATGACCGAAAAAGATACAATGCACAAATATGCCTATCGTCCGGCAGCATTTGGCGACACCGATGCATTGAAGGCTCTTTCAGGTAAAGTAGTCGATGCAATAAAAGTTGCACTTGAAATAGCTGGAAGATAA
- a CDS encoding DsbA family protein, which yields MPPKKSSNVLAQRKAEAIKIKQKQKMRRIIWFGTLGVVLILVIVGILLQPKSASKEGIFDYANLPVLGNVDAPVKIVEFGDFKCPSCKAFNDTIKKQLQSDYIDQGKVAFYFMNLAFIGPDSYTAALAVQSVYHQDKELFWTYLDALYNNQGDENTVWATTDFLVNLAKQENLPIDYELLRKDIEDKTYKNEVDAHIAKADELRLGGTPTIFINGVEYVNQNYADYNAMKQAIDQAIQDQSK from the coding sequence ATGCCGCCAAAGAAAAGTAGCAATGTATTGGCACAACGCAAAGCAGAGGCGATCAAAATAAAACAGAAACAAAAAATGAGACGGATCATCTGGTTTGGGACGCTTGGAGTTGTACTTATTCTTGTTATCGTGGGAATTCTCCTCCAGCCTAAATCGGCTTCCAAAGAGGGCATATTTGATTATGCTAATTTGCCTGTGCTTGGTAACGTTGATGCACCTGTAAAAATCGTAGAATTCGGTGATTTTAAATGCCCAAGTTGTAAAGCTTTTAACGATACAATCAAAAAACAACTACAGAGTGATTATATTGATCAGGGTAAAGTGGCCTTTTATTTTATGAACCTAGCTTTTATTGGCCCTGATTCCTACACAGCAGCTTTAGCGGTTCAATCCGTATACCATCAGGACAAAGAGCTATTCTGGACTTATCTAGATGCGTTATATAATAATCAGGGGGATGAAAATACAGTATGGGCTACAACTGATTTTCTTGTAAATCTAGCGAAGCAGGAGAATCTTCCAATTGATTATGAGCTACTGAGGAAGGATATTGAAGACAAGACGTATAAGAACGAAGTAGATGCGCATATCGCTAAAGCCGATGAATTAAGACTTGGAGGAACACCAACGATATTCATTAATGGTGTAGAATATGTCAACCAGAACTATGCAGATTACAATGCTATGAAGCAAGCTATTGATCAAGCGATACAAGATCAATCTAAGTAA
- a CDS encoding WIAG-tail domain translates to MVKERAALNKKFKTNKPGKGRKPLYYVDNPDLNELKLLENAKVHAAPVFAPQEALVKEVLEEEAFVGEVAVEEVAVEEVAEENLTADSKRSTLIHELEEKAADSTDKGIIYTDDITNAAITGEKIAPYTIDSTKLKHGTIETAWLADYAVHSIKIAEASVTSSKIAPHSITGNHLAEGTIEGKMIRNRSISGDKLEEGSITSDKLADDMIHGDKLANGSIESRHLKEWIVTTDLIQDQAVTADKIRSGSIQSYNLANGAIDNSKLGDQSVTSAKLRDGSITGTKLQDGTIEGRHLAENAISIRNLASGLIGKQHLATPSVGTDQLEGDVIGSHHIKEQAIGARHIAPGSIENVHLKPGSIGQDQIAAGEIKGRHLADRSILSTKLSDQAVGTAQIVEQAVTSSKIADQSILPQKIADEAVLTRHLGRAAVEGTKLAPFSVSSQHLSNGSVQSEHIETEAIQDWHIAAGSVKEDKIESSSIKEYHLANDSVTTKHLKKEIITTEKLAESSVTASKIRPGAVTGEAIDTEQISSFHIIPGSINQIHLADNSIGPASLQAGVVKDEHLSEGAVFSIHLQDHAVTALKLSPESVTSDKINDLAVTSSKLAEGSVTASKIHPHTLRSEHFAAGAIQSVSLSPEVVHTEHLALDSVISKHVHSNTIEERHFTTESVSERVLQNQSVTFDKLAEDSVGSHHLLDGSVEGQHIAEGVVGTRHFGEQVVTFMNLSAQLQQGGLLPQDGVDGANIKPQSISRVQLEADAVDEEVLQNESVGSIHLKPLSVESHHLSASSVQRQHLSEGSVGSEQLLGNSVEGRHIVEKAIRTEHLGEQVVTFTNLSEELQQGGLLPHDGVNGEDIKPQSISRAQLRVNAVDEEVLQDDSVGSIHLKKGSVQSHHLSEAIIQGQHLAVGSIGSQHFVDDSIESYHISNAAVGTRHIGNQTVTFTHLSAELQQNGLLPQDGISGEDIKPQSISRIQLVPDAVDEVVLQDESVGSVHLKPLSVQSYHLNEASVQGYHLTEESVRSQHLVNGSVESRHIGKAVVGTDHLREQAVTFTHLSEELQQGGLLPQGGIDGENIKPRSISRDHLQAESVDEEILQDESVGSIHLKRSSVQSQHLGEAIIQSQHLGEGSVESQHLLDGSVEGRHIGEAVLESKHIGNQAVTFTHLSEELQQGGLLPQGGINGEDIRSESISRIHLQVDAVDEDVLQEESVGSIHLKPLSVQSQHLGDAIIRSKHLKEGSVRSRHLLDGSVEGRHIDESAIGSQHLGEQVVTFTHLSAELQQNGLFPQGGIDGENIKPQSISRVQLQADAVDEEVLQDGSVGSTHLKPLSVQSQHLGEATVQSQHLTEGSVGSQHLVDGSVEGRHIGEAVVGSQHLGEQVVTFTHLSAELQESGLFPQGGINGESIKPQSISRVQLQADAVDEEILQDGSVGSTHLKPLSVQSQHLGEATVQSQHLTEGSVGSQHLVDGSVEGRHIGEAVVGSQHLGEQVVTFTHLSAELQQNGLFPQGGINGESIKPQSISRVQLQADAVDEDVLQDESVGSIHLKLLSVQSQHLGEATVQSQHLTEGSVGSQHLVDGSVEGRHIGEAVVGSQHLGEQVVTFTHLSAELQESGLFPQGGINGESIKPQSISRVQLQADAVDEDVLQDESVGSIHLKSLSVQSQHLGEAIVQSQHLAEGSVGSQHLVEGSVEGRHIGEATVGTVHLGEQVVTFTNLSAELQQNGLFPQGGINGEDIKPQSISRVQLQADAVDEDVLQDESVGSIHLKPLSIQSQHLSENSVQGQHLAERAVGSAHLELGSVGVEHLALTPIQGISGEPSLQQFGMAAFLLQRHEDITEVTIQFEEPFPNSHYIIVAMSNSPAYYVTLKEQFPDCAVLEISRLKEIDKNYGFVTWISIGSLN, encoded by the coding sequence TTGGTAAAGGAGAGGGCAGCTCTGAATAAGAAATTTAAAACCAACAAACCTGGTAAAGGAAGAAAGCCGCTCTACTACGTGGACAATCCGGATTTAAATGAATTAAAGCTGCTGGAGAACGCTAAGGTTCATGCCGCTCCGGTGTTTGCACCACAGGAAGCGCTGGTAAAGGAGGTATTGGAAGAAGAAGCGTTCGTGGGGGAAGTGGCTGTTGAGGAAGTCGCTGTTGAGGAAGTCGCTGAAGAGAATCTCACGGCTGATTCAAAACGAAGCACTCTAATTCATGAGCTAGAAGAAAAAGCCGCTGATTCAACGGATAAAGGTATCATATACACAGATGATATAACAAATGCTGCCATTACAGGGGAGAAGATCGCACCTTATACGATTGATTCCACCAAATTAAAGCACGGTACAATAGAAACGGCGTGGTTGGCTGATTATGCGGTGCACAGCATTAAGATTGCGGAAGCGTCTGTGACATCTTCCAAGATCGCCCCACATTCCATTACAGGTAATCATTTAGCGGAAGGTACAATTGAAGGGAAAATGATTAGAAATCGCTCCATTAGCGGGGATAAGCTAGAAGAAGGTAGTATTACCTCGGATAAGCTAGCGGATGACATGATTCATGGGGATAAGCTGGCGAATGGATCGATCGAAAGCCGCCATCTCAAAGAGTGGATTGTTACAACAGACTTAATACAAGATCAGGCAGTTACTGCTGATAAAATACGTAGCGGGAGTATCCAATCGTATAATTTAGCAAACGGAGCCATTGATAACTCTAAATTAGGCGATCAATCGGTAACCTCGGCCAAACTTCGTGATGGATCCATTACAGGAACCAAACTGCAAGACGGAACGATTGAGGGTAGACATCTCGCTGAAAATGCGATATCTATCCGTAATCTGGCATCAGGCTTGATAGGAAAACAGCATCTTGCTACTCCGAGTGTAGGTACAGACCAACTAGAAGGAGATGTAATTGGTTCACACCATATCAAAGAGCAAGCAATTGGAGCTCGTCACATTGCACCGGGTTCGATTGAGAATGTGCATTTGAAGCCAGGAAGTATCGGGCAGGATCAGATCGCTGCTGGTGAAATTAAGGGCAGGCATTTAGCCGATCGGAGTATTCTCTCAACCAAATTGTCTGATCAGGCTGTTGGAACAGCACAAATCGTTGAACAGGCGGTTACCTCTTCTAAAATTGCTGATCAGAGCATTTTACCTCAGAAAATTGCTGATGAGGCGGTTCTTACCCGTCACTTGGGTAGGGCAGCCGTAGAGGGGACTAAATTAGCTCCTTTCAGTGTTTCTTCGCAGCATTTATCCAACGGATCTGTACAGAGTGAACATATTGAGACTGAAGCGATTCAAGATTGGCATATTGCTGCAGGGAGTGTCAAAGAAGATAAAATAGAAAGCAGTTCAATCAAAGAATATCATTTAGCAAATGATTCAGTGACTACAAAGCATCTGAAAAAAGAGATCATAACGACAGAGAAACTGGCAGAGAGTAGTGTAACTGCGAGTAAGATAAGACCTGGGGCTGTTACAGGTGAGGCTATTGATACTGAGCAGATTTCTTCTTTTCACATTATCCCTGGTTCAATTAATCAAATACATTTAGCCGACAACAGTATCGGACCGGCTTCTTTGCAAGCTGGGGTAGTTAAAGATGAGCATCTAAGTGAAGGTGCTGTGTTCTCCATTCATTTACAAGATCATGCCGTAACTGCTTTGAAATTATCTCCGGAGAGCGTAACTAGCGATAAAATTAATGATTTAGCGGTCACAAGCTCTAAGTTGGCAGAAGGTAGCGTTACTGCTTCCAAAATCCATCCTCATACTCTTCGCTCAGAGCATTTTGCTGCGGGAGCTATTCAGTCCGTTAGTTTATCTCCAGAAGTTGTTCACACAGAACATCTGGCTTTAGATAGTGTTATTTCTAAGCATGTACATTCAAATACAATTGAAGAGCGTCATTTCACTACCGAGTCTGTATCAGAGCGAGTTCTGCAAAATCAGTCGGTCACTTTTGACAAGTTAGCTGAAGATTCTGTGGGATCCCATCATTTACTGGACGGAAGTGTAGAAGGTCAGCATATTGCTGAAGGTGTCGTAGGAACAAGGCATTTTGGGGAGCAAGTGGTTACATTTATGAACTTATCAGCCCAGCTCCAGCAAGGTGGTTTGCTACCTCAAGATGGTGTCGATGGAGCAAATATTAAGCCTCAGTCGATCTCACGTGTTCAGTTGGAGGCGGATGCAGTTGACGAAGAAGTTCTGCAGAATGAGTCCGTAGGATCAATTCACCTGAAGCCCTTATCAGTAGAAAGTCATCATTTGAGCGCTTCATCGGTGCAACGCCAACATCTGAGCGAAGGATCCGTGGGTTCAGAGCAATTGCTAGGTAACAGTGTTGAAGGTCGTCATATTGTTGAGAAAGCGATAAGAACCGAGCATCTCGGGGAACAGGTAGTAACATTTACAAATTTGTCAGAGGAGCTCCAACAAGGTGGTCTGTTACCTCATGATGGTGTGAATGGAGAGGATATTAAACCGCAATCGATCTCACGTGCTCAATTGCGTGTAAATGCAGTAGATGAAGAGGTTCTGCAGGATGATTCTGTAGGATCAATTCACCTTAAGAAAGGGTCTGTACAAAGCCATCATTTGAGTGAGGCTATTATACAAGGTCAACATCTAGCAGTAGGATCCATCGGATCGCAGCATTTCGTGGATGATAGTATAGAAAGTTATCATATTAGTAATGCAGCAGTAGGAACTCGGCATATCGGGAATCAAACAGTTACATTTACACATTTATCAGCTGAGCTTCAGCAAAATGGTTTGCTACCGCAAGATGGAATAAGTGGAGAAGACATTAAACCCCAGTCGATCTCACGTATTCAGCTAGTGCCGGATGCAGTAGATGAAGTAGTTCTGCAAGATGAGTCCGTAGGATCGGTTCATCTTAAGCCATTGTCTGTACAAAGTTATCATTTGAATGAAGCATCCGTGCAAGGTTATCATCTAACTGAAGAATCCGTTAGATCACAGCACTTGGTGAATGGCAGTGTTGAAAGTCGGCATATAGGTAAAGCGGTAGTAGGGACCGACCATCTCCGGGAACAAGCAGTTACATTTACACACTTATCAGAGGAGCTCCAACAAGGAGGTTTGTTACCGCAGGGTGGAATAGATGGAGAAAATATTAAACCACGCTCAATCTCACGTGATCACTTACAAGCGGAATCCGTCGACGAAGAGATTTTGCAAGATGAGTCGGTTGGTTCCATTCATCTGAAGCGGTCATCTGTACAAAGCCAGCATTTGGGTGAGGCTATCATACAAAGTCAACATCTGGGAGAAGGATCCGTAGAATCACAGCATCTATTGGATGGCAGTGTAGAAGGTCGTCATATAGGCGAAGCAGTTCTAGAGAGTAAGCATATCGGGAATCAAGCAGTCACGTTCACACACTTGTCAGAGGAGCTTCAGCAAGGTGGTTTGCTACCGCAAGGTGGTATTAATGGAGAAGACATTAGATCTGAATCCATTTCTAGGATTCACTTACAGGTGGATGCAGTGGATGAAGATGTCCTACAGGAGGAATCGGTCGGGTCCATTCACTTGAAGCCGCTATCTGTACAAAGCCAGCATTTGGGCGATGCTATTATACGAAGCAAACACCTGAAAGAAGGATCTGTGAGATCACGGCATCTGTTGGATGGCAGCGTAGAAGGTCGTCATATTGATGAGTCAGCAATAGGAAGCCAGCATCTCGGGGAACAAGTGGTCACATTTACACACTTGTCGGCGGAGCTTCAACAAAACGGTTTGTTCCCGCAAGGTGGAATAGATGGAGAAAACATCAAACCTCAGTCGATCTCCCGCGTTCAGTTGCAGGCGGATGCAGTTGACGAAGAGGTACTACAAGATGGGTCGGTGGGCTCCACCCATCTTAAGCCGCTATCTGTACAAAGCCAGCATTTGGGCGAGGCAACCGTACAAAGTCAACATCTGACAGAAGGATCCGTTGGATCACAGCATCTGGTAGATGGCAGTGTAGAAGGTCGTCATATAGGTGAAGCGGTAGTAGGAAGCCAGCATCTTGGGGAACAAGTAGTTACATTTACGCATTTGTCAGCAGAACTACAAGAAAGTGGTTTATTCCCGCAAGGTGGAATAAACGGAGAAAGCATCAAACCTCAGTCGATCTCCCGCGTTCAGTTGCAGGCGGATGCAGTTGACGAAGAGATACTACAAGATGGGTCGGTGGGCTCCACCCATCTTAAGCCGCTATCTGTACAAAGCCAGCATTTGGGCGAGGCAACCGTACAAAGTCAACATCTGACAGAAGGATCCGTTGGATCACAGCATCTGGTAGATGGCAGTGTAGAAGGTCGTCATATAGGTGAAGCGGTAGTAGGAAGCCAGCATCTTGGGGAACAAGTGGTGACATTTACACACTTGTCAGCCGAGTTACAACAAAATGGTTTATTCCCGCAAGGTGGAATAAACGGAGAAAGCATCAAACCTCAGTCGATCTCCCGCGTTCAGTTACAGGCGGATGCAGTAGATGAAGATGTCCTTCAGGACGAATCGGTGGGCTCCATCCATCTTAAGCTGCTATCTGTGCAAAGCCAGCATTTGGGTGAGGCAACTGTACAAAGTCAACATCTGACAGAAGGATCCGTTGGATCACAGCATCTGGTAGATGGCAGTGTAGAAGGTCGTCATATAGGCGAAGCGGTAGTAGGAAGCCAGCATCTTGGGGAACAAGTAGTTACATTTACGCATTTGTCAGCAGAACTACAAGAAAGTGGTTTATTCCCGCAAGGTGGAATAAACGGAGAAAGCATCAAACCTCAGTCGATCTCCCGCGTTCAGTTGCAGGCGGATGCAGTGGATGAAGATGTCCTTCAGGACGAATCGGTTGGATCGATCCATCTTAAGTCACTATCTGTGCAAAGTCAGCATTTAGGTGAAGCAATCGTACAAAGTCAACATCTGGCAGAAGGGTCCGTAGGATCACAGCATCTGGTAGAGGGCAGTGTAGAAGGACGCCATATAGGTGAAGCAACAGTAGGAACTGTGCATCTCGGGGAACAAGTGGTTACATTTACGAACTTATCAGCCGAACTTCAACAAAATGGTTTATTCCCGCAAGGTGGAATAAACGGAGAAGATATCAAACCTCAGTCGATCTCCCGCGTTCAATTGCAGGCGGATGCAGTAGATGAAGATGTCCTTCAGGACGAATCAGTAGGGTCAATCCATCTTAAGCCGCTGTCAATACAAAGCCAACATTTGAGTGAGAACTCCGTGCAAGGTCAGCATCTTGCAGAAAGAGCTGTGGGATCTGCTCATTTGGAGTTGGGATCTGTGGGGGTTGAGCACTTAGCATTGACTCCAATTCAAGGGATTTCAGGTGAGCCTTCACTACAACAATTCGGAATGGCTGCTTTCTTGTTACAACGTCATGAAGATATAACCGAGGTTACTATTCAGTTTGAAGAGCCATTTCCCAATTCTCACTATATCATCGTGGCAATGTCCAATAGTCCTGCTTATTATGTAACTTTGAAGGAACAGTTCCCAGATTGTGCTGTTCTGGAGATATCCAGGCTGAAGGAAATTGATAAAAATTACGGATTTGTTACGTGGATTAGCATCGGAAGTTTGAACTGA